One genomic window of Boudabousia tangfeifanii includes the following:
- a CDS encoding polyprenyl synthetase family protein codes for MHSTDHSQFLISDEQFFLQAVETELAASCQWIKELSVQSAEILIEALTESTLAGKKLRPLCLLAGYALGHDKTDEQGWKRLVKMGAALEFFQASALIHDDLIDHSLLRRGRPTTHIRGTQVASERKYPNPSDFGVGLAILAGDLALGTAYQLAAESFLDHPQQNAGNFAFHRMCTRVNIGQFLDLQAEALPLDEHFTSQIPEEVISYKTAGYSVIDPVKLGALLANLSPEKCDKIADALAPWGLAFQLRDDQLGAFALASQTGKTSGSDLLEGKRTVLLATALSLGSDEQKAKIQALFAQSKRSEQDIKLIQELLTQSGAKSELEKRIARLYSLGQEQLESLNLPSDQLSKLGDALINREK; via the coding sequence ATGCACTCGACGGATCATTCACAGTTTCTTATTAGTGACGAACAGTTTTTCCTCCAGGCAGTAGAAACTGAACTAGCAGCTAGTTGTCAATGGATCAAAGAGCTTTCTGTTCAATCTGCCGAAATTCTAATCGAGGCTTTGACTGAATCCACCCTAGCTGGCAAGAAACTGCGTCCCCTATGTCTACTTGCAGGCTACGCCCTCGGCCATGACAAAACTGACGAACAAGGGTGGAAACGTTTAGTGAAAATGGGGGCTGCCCTAGAGTTCTTCCAAGCATCCGCTCTCATCCATGACGACTTAATCGACCATTCATTACTACGCCGAGGACGCCCAACTACACATATTCGGGGAACTCAAGTAGCTAGTGAACGGAAATACCCAAACCCATCTGACTTCGGCGTAGGCTTAGCCATCCTTGCCGGCGATCTTGCACTGGGCACTGCCTATCAGCTAGCTGCCGAATCTTTCTTAGATCATCCACAACAAAATGCAGGCAATTTCGCTTTTCATCGCATGTGTACTCGAGTTAATATTGGGCAATTCTTAGATCTCCAAGCTGAAGCTTTGCCCCTTGACGAACATTTTACGAGCCAGATTCCAGAAGAAGTAATCAGCTATAAAACCGCTGGTTACTCGGTGATTGACCCCGTAAAGTTGGGAGCATTACTCGCTAATCTTTCCCCCGAAAAGTGCGACAAAATTGCCGACGCCTTGGCTCCGTGGGGATTGGCCTTCCAACTTCGCGATGATCAGCTCGGTGCTTTCGCCCTCGCAAGCCAAACTGGGAAAACCAGTGGTAGCGATCTACTTGAAGGTAAACGTACCGTCCTACTTGCAACTGCATTATCGCTTGGTAGTGATGAACAAAAAGCAAAAATCCAGGCACTTTTTGCCCAGTCAAAACGCAGTGAACAAGATATTAAGCTGATCCAAGAATTGCTTACCCAAAGTGGGGCAAAGTCCGAACTGGAAAAACGTATTGCCCGTTTGTACTCGCTCGGTCAAGAACAACTCGAAAGCCTAAACCTTCCAAGCGATCAGCTCAGCAAACTAGGTGACGCGTTAATTAATCGCGAAAAATAG